The following proteins are encoded in a genomic region of Deltaproteobacteria bacterium:
- a CDS encoding succinate dehydrogenase, with translation MSDFVVKRIHSLLGIFPIGAFLLQHFFSNSYVFISAQAYNEHSEFLTSLPMVELIELSTIYLPIFLHIVLGLAIVYRGRNNVTSYNYFRNWMFFLQRATGVIAVVFIATHSYTTRIATWLAHEEMTFQKMSDTLHQPFWFWFYAIGITSVTFHFCNGVWSFLVTWGITVGPKAQKVSSAVSMFGFVLMTALGFAILLRFV, from the coding sequence ATGTCTGATTTTGTCGTCAAAAGGATTCACTCGCTCCTCGGGATTTTTCCGATCGGCGCTTTTTTGCTCCAACATTTCTTTTCCAATTCTTACGTCTTTATTTCCGCGCAGGCGTACAATGAACATTCGGAATTTCTGACCAGTCTGCCGATGGTGGAGCTGATTGAACTTTCCACGATTTACCTCCCGATTTTTTTGCACATTGTCCTGGGGCTGGCGATTGTTTACCGAGGGCGAAACAATGTCACTTCCTACAACTATTTCCGTAACTGGATGTTCTTTCTGCAGCGGGCAACCGGGGTGATCGCCGTTGTTTTCATTGCGACCCACAGTTACACCACCCGGATTGCCACCTGGCTCGCCCACGAGGAGATGACCTTTCAGAAGATGAGCGACACGCTTCACCAGCCGTTCTGGTTCTGGTTTTATGCGATCGGGATCACGTCGGTCACCTTTCATTTTTGCAACGGGGTCTGGAGTTTCCTCGTGACCTGGGGGATTACCGTCGGCCCGAAGGCTCAGAAGGTTTCTTCCGCTGTCTCGATGTTTGGTTTTGTCCTGATGACGGCGTTAGGATTCGCAATTTTATTGAGGTTCGTTTAA
- a CDS encoding (Fe-S)-binding protein produces the protein MTEQTLTPPAITKALENCTYCPKLCHYACPVAAVEGNETVTPWGLMSVMNLTRKGEIPFDQKTAALAYQCTHCGACTEACALGNPVPAALNHFRERAFAAGIVPAGAKETSLHFRKRSNPYGIDLLTKLQRTFGQEEMAEKGDPVVYFPGCTETEFFPENIKSFLNVVGRLNHFPVPLYPGEIQCCGYPLYAAGDRDGFREIAEIMSHALAEYDTIVTADPVCFTTLTTLYREAGFPIKKKILHRSEFLAPLLPEGFSVVEDKKIFLHDGCFLNGKHCCGAGGLFPVTSPKVSRAMAEAILTESAAAGARTLVTDSPTCELQLKGCHSKEIHVKNLIRVIEGNLVQKP, from the coding sequence ATGACGGAACAGACCCTCACCCCTCCGGCGATCACAAAGGCCCTCGAGAACTGTACCTATTGCCCCAAACTCTGTCATTACGCCTGCCCGGTGGCGGCCGTTGAAGGAAACGAGACGGTGACGCCATGGGGGTTGATGAGCGTCATGAATCTCACCCGCAAGGGGGAGATCCCTTTTGATCAAAAGACAGCGGCGCTTGCTTATCAGTGCACCCATTGCGGTGCCTGTACCGAGGCGTGCGCCTTGGGCAACCCGGTGCCGGCGGCCCTGAACCACTTTCGTGAAAGGGCCTTTGCCGCGGGGATCGTCCCGGCGGGGGCGAAAGAGACCTCTCTCCACTTCAGGAAACGGAGCAATCCCTATGGGATCGATCTTCTGACAAAGTTGCAGAGAACTTTCGGACAGGAGGAGATGGCTGAAAAGGGAGACCCGGTTGTTTATTTCCCCGGTTGCACCGAGACAGAGTTTTTTCCGGAAAACATCAAAAGTTTTTTGAACGTGGTCGGACGATTGAATCATTTTCCCGTTCCCCTTTATCCGGGGGAGATTCAGTGCTGTGGTTACCCGTTGTATGCGGCGGGGGACAGGGATGGTTTTCGGGAGATTGCCGAGATCATGAGCCACGCCTTGGCCGAGTATGATACCATCGTGACCGCCGATCCGGTTTGCTTTACCACCCTGACGACCCTCTACCGGGAGGCCGGTTTTCCGATCAAGAAGAAAATCTTGCACCGGTCCGAGTTCCTGGCGCCGCTTTTACCGGAAGGATTCTCCGTGGTAGAGGATAAAAAAATTTTCCTTCACGACGGCTGTTTTTTGAACGGGAAACACTGCTGTGGTGCCGGGGGACTGTTTCCGGTCACATCGCCCAAGGTTTCACGGGCGATGGCGGAGGCTATTCTGACGGAATCCGCCGCCGCCGGTGCCCGCACGCTGGTGACCGATTCACCGACCTGCGAACTTCAGTTGAAGGGTTGTCATTCCAAAGAAATCCATGTTAAAAATTTAATCCGGGTGATCGAAGGAAACCTTGTCCAAAAACCTTAA
- a CDS encoding diacylglycerol kinase family lipid kinase, whose protein sequence is MSKNLKTFFIINPKAGGGKADRRWPRIRETLRTGGFDGFEEVFTEATGHATELATEALRNNFEMVVAVGGDGTIHEVVNGFFHQGTLIKTGACLGILSLGRGSDLIRALGRSQKWEEQLRLLYGKETRMIDLGKIAYLAPDGRRRERYFVNIADCGIVGDVLQRLGQFPGFLGGTIAYLGSSLESFLLYRNKKVTITIDGEKLEPRRACAVIVANGQSFGGGLKVAPKAEIDDGLLDILIVADFHLLDFVLALPRLYAGTIDRSRSSKIIYRKAKKVHVASEEKVLLDVDGEQPGLLPAAFEIVPKGLAVKA, encoded by the coding sequence TTGTCCAAAAACCTTAAGACATTTTTTATCATCAACCCGAAGGCCGGCGGCGGCAAGGCGGACCGGAGATGGCCTCGCATCCGGGAGACCCTGCGGACGGGTGGATTTGACGGTTTTGAGGAGGTCTTCACGGAGGCAACCGGGCATGCCACAGAGCTAGCGACCGAGGCGTTGCGCAATAATTTTGAAATGGTAGTGGCGGTCGGTGGAGATGGGACGATCCATGAAGTGGTCAACGGTTTTTTCCATCAGGGAACCCTGATAAAAACCGGGGCCTGTCTCGGCATCCTCTCCCTCGGCCGAGGGAGTGACCTGATCCGCGCACTGGGGAGATCCCAAAAGTGGGAGGAACAGTTGCGACTCCTTTATGGAAAGGAGACGCGGATGATTGATCTGGGAAAGATCGCCTATCTGGCGCCGGATGGGAGGCGGCGAGAGCGGTATTTTGTCAATATCGCCGATTGCGGGATTGTGGGGGATGTCCTCCAGCGGTTGGGGCAGTTCCCCGGTTTTTTGGGGGGGACGATCGCCTACCTCGGAAGCAGTCTGGAGAGTTTTTTACTCTATCGAAACAAGAAGGTTACCATCACCATTGATGGGGAGAAACTGGAGCCACGCAGAGCCTGCGCGGTGATCGTGGCGAACGGTCAGTCGTTTGGCGGCGGGCTGAAGGTCGCCCCCAAGGCCGAAATTGATGACGGCCTCCTGGACATCCTGATCGTGGCCGATTTTCACCTCCTGGATTTTGTCCTGGCCCTGCCCCGGTTGTATGCCGGAACGATTGACCGTTCCCGCTCCTCAAAAATCATCTACCGCAAGGCGAAAAAGGTCCATGTCGCCTCCGAGGAGAAGGTCCTGCTCGATGTCGACGGGGAGCAACCGGGCCTCCTCCCGGCCGCCTTCGAAATCGTCCCGAAGGGGCTGGCGGTCAAGGCTTAA
- a CDS encoding citrate synthase (catalyzes the formation of citrate from acetyl-CoA and oxaloacetate) produces the protein MLKTPESPDIKLGLEGIIAAPSQICDIDGEKGELIYAGYNIHELAEKSTFEEVAFLLWHLRLPTRQELQRLMLDLEENSEIPHEIIGFLEKIAPRLSAMGMLRTFVSMLAHFDPEAGERSPAANENKALRIVAKIPTLIAAFDRFRKGEHFVPPKKGQNLATRFLYQLFGKEPLPEAAKAMDVALVLHAEHSFNASTFAARVAAGTLTDIYSATTAAIATLKGPLHGGANEEVIKMLRQIGSVSNAKGFIEEELAEKRRIFGFGHRVYKTIDPRAVHLMKMSEALGKASGHTKWYEISVEIQKIMGELKGLNANVDFYSASLYQTMGIPVDLFTAIFGMSRASGWTAHILEQYRNNRLIRPLAKYTGPRNLKYVPIDNR, from the coding sequence ATGCTTAAAACTCCGGAATCTCCTGACATCAAACTGGGTCTTGAAGGGATCATCGCCGCCCCCAGCCAGATCTGCGACATCGACGGCGAAAAAGGGGAGCTGATCTACGCCGGTTACAACATCCATGAGCTGGCGGAAAAATCGACCTTTGAAGAAGTCGCCTTTCTCCTCTGGCACCTCCGTCTCCCGACACGGCAAGAGTTGCAGAGATTGATGCTGGATCTGGAGGAAAATTCCGAGATCCCGCACGAGATTATTGGTTTTCTAGAAAAAATCGCGCCACGTCTCTCCGCGATGGGGATGCTCCGGACCTTTGTTTCGATGCTGGCCCACTTTGACCCGGAGGCGGGGGAACGATCCCCGGCGGCCAACGAAAATAAAGCGCTCAGGATTGTCGCCAAGATCCCGACACTGATCGCCGCCTTTGACCGGTTCCGCAAGGGGGAGCATTTTGTTCCTCCGAAGAAGGGGCAGAATCTGGCGACCCGGTTTCTCTACCAGCTTTTCGGCAAGGAGCCTCTGCCGGAGGCGGCCAAGGCGATGGATGTGGCGTTGGTCCTCCATGCGGAACACAGTTTTAACGCCTCCACCTTTGCCGCCCGTGTCGCGGCCGGCACGCTGACCGATATCTATTCAGCAACCACCGCGGCGATTGCCACCTTAAAGGGACCATTGCATGGCGGGGCGAATGAAGAGGTGATCAAGATGCTTCGTCAGATCGGGTCTGTTTCTAACGCCAAAGGTTTTATTGAGGAGGAGTTGGCGGAAAAACGGCGGATTTTTGGTTTTGGCCACCGGGTCTACAAGACGATCGATCCCCGGGCGGTCCATCTGATGAAGATGTCCGAGGCGCTGGGCAAGGCCTCCGGTCATACCAAGTGGTATGAGATCAGCGTGGAGATCCAGAAGATCATGGGTGAACTGAAGGGGCTTAATGCCAACGTCGATTTTTACTCCGCCTCGCTCTATCAAACCATGGGGATCCCGGTCGATCTCTTCACCGCGATCTTCGGGATGTCCCGCGCCTCCGGCTGGACCGCCCATATTCTGGAACAATACCGGAACAACCGGCTGATCCGTCCGCTTGCCAAGTACACCGGTCCCCGGAATTTGAAGTACGTTCCGATTGACAATAGATAG
- the icd gene encoding NADP-dependent isocitrate dehydrogenase: MGSFRLTRPTEGNAITLRSDGRLEVPSEPIIPFIEGDGTGPDIWRASVAVFDAAVARAYGGKRKIAWFELFAGEKAKKVYGPDCPPNLLPDETIEKIREYLVAIKGPLTTPVGKGIRSLNVTLRQQLDLYVCLRPVRYFKGTPSPVKQPELIDMVIFRENTEDIYAGIEWEAESPEAKKVIGFLQGQMGVTKIRFPETSGIGIKPVSREGTERLVRAAIRYALERKRKSLTLVHKGNIMKFTEGAFQKWGYELAVREFRDRVVTWEEQQKSPSPPLSKGDTGGFPKLLIKDAIADNFLQQILTRAAEYDVIATLNLNGDYISDALAAQVGGIGIAPGGNINFMTGRAIFEATHGTAPKYAGQDKVNPGSVILSGVMMLDYLGWKEAAALIVQGLEKTIANKTVTYDFARLMEGAKELKCSEFGKEIIKNM; the protein is encoded by the coding sequence ATGGGATCCTTTCGACTGACACGGCCCACAGAAGGAAATGCAATAACCCTCCGTTCCGACGGTCGTCTGGAGGTTCCCTCCGAACCGATCATCCCTTTTATCGAAGGGGATGGGACCGGCCCTGATATCTGGCGCGCCTCCGTCGCCGTTTTTGATGCGGCGGTCGCCAGGGCGTACGGGGGGAAAAGAAAAATCGCCTGGTTTGAACTGTTTGCCGGTGAAAAGGCGAAAAAGGTTTACGGCCCTGATTGTCCCCCGAACCTCTTGCCGGATGAAACCATCGAAAAAATCAGGGAGTATTTGGTGGCGATCAAGGGTCCGCTCACCACGCCGGTCGGGAAGGGGATTCGGAGCCTCAATGTGACGCTCCGTCAGCAGTTGGATCTCTACGTCTGTCTCCGCCCGGTCCGGTATTTCAAAGGGACCCCCTCTCCGGTCAAACAGCCGGAGCTGATCGATATGGTGATTTTTCGGGAAAATACCGAAGATATCTACGCCGGGATCGAATGGGAGGCGGAGTCTCCCGAGGCCAAAAAAGTGATCGGGTTCTTGCAGGGCCAGATGGGAGTCACGAAGATCCGGTTCCCGGAGACCTCGGGGATTGGCATCAAGCCGGTCTCCCGGGAAGGGACCGAACGGCTGGTTCGGGCGGCGATCCGTTACGCCCTGGAACGAAAACGGAAAAGCTTAACCCTCGTCCACAAGGGAAACATCATGAAGTTTACCGAGGGGGCGTTTCAGAAGTGGGGGTATGAACTGGCGGTGAGGGAGTTTAGGGATCGGGTCGTTACCTGGGAGGAACAACAAAAATCCCCCAGTCCCCCTTTGTCAAAGGGGGATACAGGGGGATTTCCAAAACTCCTTATTAAGGACGCCATCGCGGACAATTTTCTCCAGCAGATCCTCACCCGGGCGGCCGAATACGACGTGATTGCGACGCTTAATCTGAATGGGGATTATATTTCGGATGCCTTGGCGGCCCAGGTTGGAGGGATCGGGATCGCCCCGGGCGGCAACATCAACTTTATGACCGGTCGGGCGATCTTTGAGGCGACCCACGGGACGGCGCCGAAGTACGCCGGGCAGGACAAGGTGAATCCCGGTTCGGTGATCCTCTCCGGCGTGATGATGCTCGACTATCTGGGGTGGAAAGAGGCGGCGGCCCTGATTGTTCAGGGGTTGGAAAAGACGATTGCGAACAAGACGGTGACCTATGATTTTGCCCGGCTGATGGAAGGGGCGAAGGAGTTGAAGTGCTCGGAGTTCGGAAAAGAGATTATTAAAAATATGTAA
- a CDS encoding FAD-binding oxidoreductase, with amino-acid sequence MIETLDTLSGLVTVKTGFSFRALEKALNKKGYTSGYFSAPANEVTVQEALEKNLPNRDEKRYGSLWHLCTAVAVLTAQEGVRYETKRSPASAAGPLFKNIFIGSHGQWGRIVEATLKVFPR; translated from the coding sequence GTGATTGAAACCTTGGATACCCTCTCCGGGTTGGTGACGGTCAAGACCGGTTTTTCTTTTCGCGCCCTCGAAAAGGCGTTGAACAAAAAGGGGTACACCTCCGGTTATTTCTCGGCTCCTGCCAATGAGGTGACCGTTCAGGAGGCGCTGGAGAAAAATCTGCCGAACCGTGATGAAAAACGGTATGGGTCGCTCTGGCACCTTTGCACCGCTGTGGCCGTGCTGACCGCTCAAGAAGGGGTCCGGTATGAGACGAAAAGGAGTCCCGCTTCGGCGGCGGGACCGCTTTTTAAGAACATTTTTATCGGTTCCCACGGTCAATGGGGACGGATTGTTGAGGCCACTTTAAAGGTTTTCCCGCGATGA
- the mdh gene encoding malate dehydrogenase, whose translation MARKKIALIGAGQIGGILAELALQKELGDIVLYDVVPGMPQGKALDLMESRPLHNSDLIVKGTNNFADTAGADLVIVTSGMPRKPGMSRDDLLAKNVEIIRDVAQNVKKYCPNASGEPPFVIVVSNPLDVMVYATHKITGFPKNRVIGMAGVLDSSRFRAFVAMELGVSVQDVTALVLGGHGDDMVPMPRYCSVGGIPLTDLLSKEKIEAIVQRTRMAGGEIVNLLKTGSAFFSPAAAAIAMAESYLKDQKRVLACAALLEGEYGVKGYFMGVPVVIGAGGIEKILEVKMNEAEKKLFAESVEHVKKLVAEVKL comes from the coding sequence ATGGCGCGCAAAAAAATAGCATTGATCGGGGCCGGTCAAATCGGCGGGATCTTGGCGGAACTGGCCCTCCAAAAGGAACTGGGGGATATTGTTCTCTACGATGTCGTCCCTGGGATGCCTCAAGGGAAGGCGTTGGACCTGATGGAATCCCGGCCACTCCACAATTCCGATCTCATCGTCAAGGGGACCAACAATTTTGCCGATACCGCCGGGGCCGATCTGGTGATCGTGACTTCAGGGATGCCGAGAAAACCGGGGATGTCCCGTGACGATCTCCTTGCTAAAAATGTCGAGATTATCCGTGACGTCGCCCAGAACGTAAAAAAATATTGCCCTAATGCGTCGGGTGAACCACCCTTTGTGATTGTGGTCTCCAACCCGCTTGATGTGATGGTCTATGCAACCCACAAGATCACCGGTTTCCCCAAGAACAGGGTCATCGGCATGGCGGGGGTCTTGGATTCTTCCCGTTTTCGTGCCTTTGTGGCGATGGAACTGGGGGTCTCCGTGCAGGATGTGACTGCCCTGGTCCTGGGGGGGCATGGGGATGACATGGTTCCGATGCCCCGTTACTGTTCGGTGGGGGGTATCCCTTTGACCGACCTGCTTTCAAAAGAAAAAATTGAGGCGATTGTCCAACGGACACGAATGGCGGGTGGGGAGATTGTGAATCTCCTCAAAACTGGGAGTGCCTTCTTTTCACCAGCCGCCGCGGCGATTGCAATGGCGGAATCTTACCTGAAGGATCAAAAAAGGGTTTTGGCTTGCGCCGCCCTGCTTGAAGGAGAGTATGGGGTGAAGGGGTATTTCATGGGGGTGCCGGTGGTGATCGGTGCCGGAGGTATCGAGAAAATTTTGGAAGTAAAGATGAATGAAGCAGAGAAAAAATTGTTTGCGGAAAGTGTGGAGCATGTTAAGAAATTGGTCGCTGAGGTGAAACTGTAG